CACCATTGCTCAAGAAGCTTGTCATCCAAGCATGTGGTATCACTGGGAAGCAGTTATCTGACTTGCTGTTGCAATTGCccctcctttatttcttgactATTAGAAAGTGTCCAAAAATAGCATCCTTGGCAATTGGTGGTCTGATTGCTGGGAATGTGAGCTCCATAACATCTGACAACCACGACTGGACAACTGATGGCTTGTTGCAAATCCCATCTGATCTCTTAAATCGACTTCAGTATTTGTGCATAGAGGACATTCCAGATCTGGTTCTCCGGGGCAGTGAAAGTTTTCTTGGATTTGTGTCACTCAAAACACTACATATAACAGGATGCCCTGAGTTTTTCATCTCCATAATGACAGAAAAGGAGAAATCTAGTGGCAGCTGCCCCCTTCTACCACCATCGCTACAAGACCTTCTGGTTACTCACATGGATAACAAGTTGCTGACCTCCATGCTTTCTAATCTCACCTTGTTGTCCATCTTGTCGGTATCACGGAGTCCAGAGCTAACATCTGTTGCTCTTTATCCTTGCACATCTTTAGAAACATTGATTGTCGAGAAATGTTCTAGGTTATCTGCTCTGGACGGTACGGGGTCCCTCTGCAGTATCAAGCACATGCGGATATTTGAATGCCCTAGTTTGGCCATAAACTGCAGCCCTTCTTCATCACATGGGCAGGACCAGGATCTGTACTTTTTACTGCATCTGGAAAAGCTTGAGATCGATAACACTTCATTCTTTAACACGGCAATTTGCAAGAGCCTCCCCTCTCTCCAACATGTAGTGTTTTTCATGGTAATAACGAATAATATTTGGATTGATGTTTCAAACCTACTCAATATGTAATGGTTTCTCATGCCCTCATTCTCTGCAGGCAAAGAATGTGAGATGCTTCACAGAAGAACAGGACAAAGCACTTTGTCACCTAACATCTCTTCATACTCTTGATTTTTGCTATTGCACTGATCTCCTATCGCTGCCTAAGGAGCTGCATCTTCTTTCCTCCGTCAAGAGATTATCGATTAAGGCTTGTCCAGGAATTCTCTCATTGCCTGAAAAGGGCCTGCCAGCTTCCCTACAGGAGTTGTATGTGAGCAACTGCAGTACAGAACTAAAGGAACAATGCAGGAAGACGAAAAACGTTAGATGTGTTTATGTTGATAGACATGCAGGCAAATTCATAAGTATATGCAAGATGTTACGGCTGTATTTTAGGTACTATTTCctgattttatttatttatttactgtATGTATACACGCAGAATCTTATTGTTACTGAATAACCAGTAATAATGCTGACCCAAGTTTATTTTTTTTGCTGGCTTAATTCATTCACAGGAACCAGAAAAGATGAGGGTCCATTCTGATGGAAATTACAATTTTTCGAGCTACTAAATCCATGTGGTGATTTGTTGTTTGTTTCATGCAAGTGGCAGAAACATCTCTCTGATGAAAGTCCGGAAGTGAAGGTGGTTTCGTGAGGACCCTGTCCAGATTCGGAAATACTCATGGGAGGCCTGCATCAGGCTTCTAAAAGATTTCTCTTCTGGAGGTAGTTATTTTTGGTTGGTTGGCTTGCAGGCCACCATATCAGGCTAAAAGGGAACCAGAAACCTGCTTTCTCATAGCAGACAGGGTTCTAATCAGCATCTATTTCTGTTGCCCATGTCCGCCAGACGATGAGGCGTTGCAAAGGTTAAATTCTTTCCCTGCGTGCACACGGGTAGGTGGTCACCAAACTAGACTGTTTCCTTGAGAATCCCAAGCTAGGTTATTGGAGATGTCACCAAGTCATGATCCAGAGCTAAGTATAGATAGTGTCGGTTGTGGAAATtgcactgaagaaaaaaaatgcaAGGGAAGTAATCTTAGAGTTACTGATGAGTTGGGCATGTCCATAGCAGAGAAAGCAAACCTTCTGTGGTCACTCTGCTATTTAGAGATGTCAATACTTTATCTTAGAGTTACTGATAAGTTTATCTTTAGCGTCATTTCTAGACATTTTATACAGCTTGTCCATATTATTTTCTTTGTTCAAGAGCTTGGCATGTCCCGGTATTGTTAAAGCTGCTGCCAGTAAAATGTTTCCAGAAAGATCAAGTCACAACAGTAGATGTGGCTGCTCTTTGCTTTGCATAGAAGAGTTGCCATGTTGACTCTGCTCATTGACTTGCGCGTGAAACATGGACACAAATTTTCTTTGCTGCACAAACAAACAGGTTCCCTTTGTTAACTCTGCTACGTTTAGGAGGTTTGGCTTGAAGCTTGTGTGTATGCAATGGTTCAGTGAAGTTGGTAATGGTACATAATTATCTGAAATCTTGGATGATTCGGCAAACTATCCTTGCCTGGCTTCAAAAGTTGTAAGCTAACTTTAGTGTTAAACATGCTTTGTCCCGAACATGATCAAACATTTCTACACATTTGGATGTTACCCTTCAAAAGTTATTCAGGCTAAAAGTTTGGCTGAGCTCGTGTTGTTTCTTGCCTGTGGCTTGTATAACAGTTTGCTCACCTTTTGTTTTACAGTTTTAGCCAAATCTTGTGACACTTACCAAGATGATCCTGCAAACTTTGGAACTTGTAACAAAAACAACAACACGCCAAGGATTTAAGTGTGCTTTGATCTGCTTCATACATGCCTCTGCTTTGTTGGCGAAGGAGCAATGGAGCAGTTCTCTATATGTAAGCGTTGCGATCACCTATGGGAGCGTTGCCGGTGCTCCGCCTGCGCCCCTGCCATGAGGGTGCGTCGCCCGAGCCGGTGGTGGCACCGTGGAGATTGGGGGAGGGCTTGACGGGGAGCTCTCCACTGGCCGCCGCGCTGATCCATGGTGGGTTGCCGCGGCCGCCTGGGGAGACGGAAACCAGAGGTGAGCTTTCTATTTTTTTATTAGGGGTAAAAAGGATATTTTTTTTATGAGTGGGTAAAAACGAGATGTGAGCTGAGCATCGCCACTGGGCTTGTTCGGTCTGAGCCTCATCGTGGGCTGCCACGGCCTTGTGTGGTGGGTGGCCCATTTCCGCCCGGGTGATCCTATTTCCCGCACATTTCCCTCCCAAAAAAAAGAAGAATTCCCGCACAtgtctttttttttttgcatggaAATTCCCGCACATGTCGACGGGTAGTCAGGCAACGTGTACCCCTCTGTACTTCGTGTAGGTAAGACTGGGCCGATGCATGTAAGAGACTCCCTTTCCAAGTTTCGGAAGGTTTATGAATCGGTTTTTTTCTCTCTatgttttctttcctttttctcgtttagtttagttttttcttttcttttttcatttcCATTTGTTCTTTTGTTTCCTTTTTCATTTTTAAATTAATGAATACTTTTTAATTCGGTGATCATTTTTTAATACAcgaacatattttgaatttgacaTTTTTTAATTGTGAACAATTTTCAATATCATGAACAAGTTCTCAAATTCGcaaatatattttattttgtgaacattttttgtatTGGCAAAGAGCAAAGTTTTGCCTAGGCGGAGCGAAAAAAGTTCGAAGTGATCAGAATAGTGATAAAAAACTAGAGCAATAATTATATATATCTTTTGACATCACAAGGACAGCAAGGAATGTTCTCCAATAGTAATGCCTTCAGAAAAGAAACACTGCTCAAGCGTTGACGTCTCTGTATCCAACCACCGAAGGCCAGATCCTAAGTTTTCATCCTAACAAATTcaagcaatgccttcaacaaggcaACGACGCAAGAATATCATCCCCGTCAGAGATAATCAACTAGAATTAGACATAGAATTCTCACCCCGATGCTCGAGAAGGATATGCCGCCACCACTTTCCACAATCCCAGCAATAAATGCACATCACGGTCTTGACGTCACATTCCATGCAAGCAAAGACCGTGCACGCATAAGCAGGCAATCAAGCCGCGACAAGAAACGGTCGCCGCCAAAGACTTTGAATAAAGAAGTCGTCATGCACACGGATGGAGATTGATGAGGGAGGAAGCTCACTAGCACCTAACTGGATGCATAGACGACAAATACGGCTGCAGAAAAAATCGAAACTTGGAGAGCATCTTGGAATGCATACTTGAGACTTAGAACGTTCAGTGAATCAGGAAGTCAGGCTGAGCAGGTTTTGGAATCGAGTGCTGTCACCATTCCTCCACTCGTTTCTTTGTCTCCGGTTGAAGATATTCTGCAATCTGCTACGGTTTGGAGAACAACTGATACTAAGCAAGCAGGAAGCCAGGCCGAGCAAGTGATACTTGTCCAGGACTAGTGGCAGGGGCGCGGCCATCATGGGTGCACAAATCTTGCCGATGTACTTTTGAACATGCATATGCAGCCCAAATGAGCGGCATATGTTAAAAAAAGCTACTCCACTTAACAGAAACACATCATAAAGAACAACTTGCTCAAAAGTGTTAAACTGAAATATAAGCAGATATATAATGTGGGGATTCCCCCAGCCCTGGCCTTGCCAAAATAAATTAAAATGTGGGTGCTTAAATTTTTTGGAATGTATGTCAAGGGAATGTGTACTATAAAAAGAAGGGGGTATTTTCTTTTAGCCATTTGAACAAACAAGCAAGAAGCACCTTCTGTGTCACATAATTGCAGCCATCAGAACAAAAAATTGTTAGATTGTGGATCAAAGATCCATGATAAAATAGGTGCACACATCCTATTTGATGCATTAACACAATCCTCCGAAGGGCATATACACCATGCATAGAAGAGAAGCTAAACGAGAAGGAAAAACAAATGAAAATCACaaccaagaaggatggcaaaatcCAGACGTACTGATCATCCTCAACCCATCCAAGGCAAGGCCATACTCGAATCCCGTGGTGGAGTATCCTAGGCGGCGGAGCAGGGAAAGGAATAACACACCAGCACAATCGGCGAAGACGAAGACACCACTGACTGCTCGTCCTTCTCCTCGGCGCCACACTCCGAGGCACGACAAGTGTTTTCATCATTCCAGTTCCCATTGAACTGATGCTTGATTATGGTGCAAACCTATACGAAAGAACACATATTTATGTATATTTCATCAAGTATATGCCAGAAATATCAACAAGCGAAACCTGTGTGGTTTGACCTCAAGTCCCGTCATCCCATCAATTGTGGTTGTGTATGGAGTGCTTCTCATCCTTGCTCTAGAAACATATTTGTATATGTGAATTTGCTAGTCCCAATCATATGTGTAAAGAAAAGGGTAAACATGAACTGGCTATATGCGTTTATTCCAGCATACCGTCCCATGACACGCTTTGCATACAGATCCCTTTCCTTATGAGCTGAAGTAAAATGAGCTAGTATCCAGTATTTACCAGGATAATAAATCCAACATTTTGTCATGTTAGAACAACCAAGCTGTGGCAGTAAGAAAACTTCCCCTAAAAACAAAGGGGCAAACAGAAACTAATATACATAAAAGAAACTAAGGAGGGATAGGAAAAGTAATTGTAGCAATGAAGGCCATCCCCCATCATGTATTATCTACCATCAATTATTGCCCAAGAACACATCTAAATTTAACATGAACAAATGTACAATATTTTTTTGCTTTCAAATTCACAGTGTAACTACTAATATACTTGATGAGGTTTGCAAGATCATCCATTAGTTTGTTGGGTGCAAGTTCCCCGAGCTAGTAAGAAATAGAGATTCACAAGTAAAGAGCAGAAGGATCACCTCTCGCCCTCTCTTTCGTTGTTGAAGAGTGTAATGTTCCCACCCAAAGACAGGTAAAGCTAAAGCTACTTAATGGCATCCCTAGCTTCATCGAAAAGTTTTTATATTTCCACTTAGACCATGGCATATGAAAATGAAAACATCTATAAATCAAGTGCAATTTACCATTGCCAGAATGGCTACTGGCATCCATCCAGCTCCAGTGCCCTTTGCTTCCTACAGAAAAATTAACATTAACGAGAACAGAATTACCAGATAAAAAAGCGATACACTCTGGCTACTGTGAGAATACATGCTTCTGTGAAAAAACAACCTTTATCAAGAGGTAAGTAGCCCAGGAAGCATCTGCTGAGAAAATTGGAGCAGTAACACGCAAACGGTCTCCACCAACACTTGGATGTTCAGAGCGTTTACCAACTTAGTAGACCGATCAAATCTTTCAGGCACATTTTTCAGTAACATGCCACCAAATGCTTCCAGCTGTCAAAGTCAACCCAGGATACATAGTGTTACCGATCACACGACCAAGGGGATACTTAAAATAGAAGCAGCAGAAGATAATTCAGCCATGTATTCTAACTGTGTTTCCGCTTTACAAATAACCCGCACATTATTAAATTATTCAGCTGTCTGTGAGGCTCTTACCATGTCCTATCATCAAACCAGTTCCAGAACTCATAGATTCCATTCTTGACAGAAACTGCACAAGTAGGGGTAATTCAGAACTGATACAGTACATAACTGCATCAAGCCAGCCTTTTCATGTTCCTACTGTAAGCACTTGTTTGCTACATACTTCCACTAATCATCCATAGTAAGCGTGAACTACCAATCACCCTCGTCACTGACCTTGGTGCAGAACCACACGGGGGCTGAATCCTCTCCCGATGCTGCGACCGTGTGGAAGGAGGGAGACAACCTCCGTCGCTCCACGCCCTTGAAGACGGGCAGATCGGAAAACTTTGCGTTGAGATCGCCATCACCCATGGCTCGCCGTCGAGTGGAACGCCCACCATCCTTCTGCCTACCCCTCTGCCTCGAGGTGGATTTCGGCAGCCCCTCCATCCCTAGCGGATGAGAGAGAGTGGAGATGAGAGCTGTGTGCCCAATGGTGACACGTTTACATATTAAATTCAGAAAACCATGATACTTTAGTACAACAAGTAGATGCTAAAAAAAATCTATCATTAAATAAAGTGGCTGGTGCTATAATTCTTTGCTATGATCCTACAAAAACTATTAAACTGGTCCAGAAATTATTAGTATGACTAACATACGGCAAATTCAAAGTCCAAGCTgtcaatcttttgaagaaaacaATATGTGTTTGCTTCTTTAATAAAGGAAAAGAATCAGGAACTCTCACACAATATTCTGCAAACAATTATAACTCAAGAAACAGAGAAACATGGCCTGAAGCAGATCAACAACATAAAACTTGACAACCTGTATCACTCCTAGGACTAAATTAGGAGACCAAAAAACCCTTGCAGAATTTACATGCCAACAGAGAACAAATTGATGACCAAACAAGACTTAGTTCTGGAGTACTAATAAGAAAGATAGATACAGGGATGATGGTTAAGCGTCATAGATAACTTAGTAGATAACATGGATGATGGATAACTTGTCAGGCCTATGGAGCTATCATAGCATGGATAACTTGTCAGGCATAACATAGTTGCAACCAACACAAAAGAGGTGTTCTACATAGATAGATACATAGGTAGACAGATATATGAATCATAGGTAGACAGAATTTGTCTTTGGAAGGTTTGTGCGTGGCTGGTGAAGGTTGCGGCTGATGGGGCTATCCACGGCTGCGACTCCGGGGCAGGCGGATGGGGTAGGGGGCAGCCGGAGCTCGCTGTCGGGGCCGGCGGATGGATGTCCAGCTGCTACTTGCGGCTCGGCGACTCAGATCTTCGGCTTGGCATCGCCGGAACCAACGACCAGAAGCCGCGCCAGTCCCTTACTGCGTGGTCCCCAGAGACCTCGTGACAGGCCCTAGTAGTGGCTGTCTCTGAAATTGCAAGCGATCGAAGGAAAACAAGCAATTCGGTGGGGAATTTGTTGATTGATTCACTCAGATCCGAAACAAGATAGCTAGGGTTTTCGCCAGCCGGAACACGGCTTGGCCAGAATAATCCAGATCCCCCTCTCCACAAGCCGGAGAGTGGTTTATAAAGCAGAATTCAGGGTAAAGTAGATAGCGACATGTTCGACAGGTAAAAGACAGCGCGGTAACTTTTAAAAAGTAGGACGCGACGACTCTAGCTGTCCAGATGAAGATCGACGGCTGTGGCCACACTTTAACGGCGAAGCGGTAAGTTCTCCTCGCGGCCGCCAGATCACAGATCGACGGTCATAGCTCCTCCAGGCAATAGCTGACGGTACTGTGGCTCATCAAATGAACTACTACAGTTGGCGGGCCTGACAATTCCCCCCCTCTAACAACAGACTTGCCCTCAAGGATGGAATTCAGGGAAGATCTTCTGGATAAAAGCCgcatcttcccaagttgcattcTCTACTGGTAAGTTGAGCCACTTGATGTGCCATTGCACCACTGGGATGCTGATGTCTCCCTGAACACGTGGAATCAATCTTCTGTCAAGCAGAGTTTCAGGTTGAATGAGGATGTGCCCCTGCTCATCAAGGAGTGGAAGTGCTGGGTTTGGAACAGCTTCAGGCCCAATGTGCTTTTTGAGTTGGCTGACATGGAAAGTGGGGTGAAGTTGACAGCCCTCAGGCAGGAGGAGACGATAAGCTACAGCTCCAATTCTTTCCATGACTCTGAAAGGACCATAGTACTTGGAATGAAGTTTCAGGTGTTTGTGTGTACTTAAGCTGGTGTGCCTGTATGGTTGCAATTTGACATAGACCATATCTCCCACTGCAAGCTGTCTCTCAGATCTCTTCTTGTCAGCAAAGAACTTCATTCTTTCTTGTGCCTTGAGTAAGTTGCCCTTAATCTGTTGTGCTATTGTATCCCTGTCCAGTTGAGCTTGATGATCATCTCCCTCCACTGGTGGTAGCATCAGTTCTGCAATCAGAGGAGGTGGTCTTGCATATAAGGCTTGAAAGGGGGTCATTTTCAGGGATGTGTGGAATGTGGTGTTGTACCACCATTCAGCCATGGACAACCAAGAGTGCCACTTCCTGGGATGAGCAAAAGCCATGCATCTAAGGTAGTTTTCCAGGCACTGGTTCACCCTTTCTGTTTgcccatcagtttgggggtggtAGGAAGTGCTCAAGTGTAGTTTTACTCCCATTTTGTTGAACAGATGTTGCCAAAGGTGACTTGTGAATATCCTGTCCCTGTCCGTCACTATAACAGTGGGCAACCCATGTAGTCTGAATATATTGTCAGTGAAAGCTTGTGCTACTGTCTTGACAGTAATGGGGTGTCTCATAGCAATAAAGTGAGCATATTTAGTGAAACGGTCAACCACCACAAGTATCATGTCCTTATGTTCAGATTTGGGCAGTCCTtccacaaaatccatgctaatgtGGGTCCAAGCAAAATCAGGAACTGGCAGTGGTTGTAACAACCCAGGAGGGTGCACATGTTGAGCTTTGTTTAGCTGACAGACAGGGCATTGCTGGACAAAGGTTTGGACTGCTTTCCTCATTCCTGGCCATGTGAAAAGGATTTTCAATCTGTGATAAGTTGCTCTTTCCCCAGAGTGTCCTCCTAGTTCAGACTTATGAAAGGAAGTGAGCAGGGAGCTTTTCAGTGCACTGTTATTGCCAATCAGAATTTTTCCTTTATATCTGAGAACTCCACTGGTTAGGGTGTATGGAGGTTGTGCAGCTGGATCTATTGCTAGTTTAGCAAGTAGATCAGAACATTTTGTATCCCCTTTGTAGCTGTTCACAACTTTAGTTATCCAAGTAGGAATTGCAGTGCTTGCCCCCAAGGCAAGTAAAGCATATTTAACTCTAGAGAGAGCATCAGCCACTctattttcctttccttttttgtATTCCACTGTGAATTTGTAGCCCATAAGTTTAATGAGAAGTTTGTGCTGAATGCCTTCAGTCACTTTTTGCTCTTGTATGTATTTTAAACTCTGCTGGTCAGTTCTGATGATCAAggaggaggaagcaaaataatgCTTCCATTTCTTAATTGCTTCAATGATTGCTAGTGCCTCTTTATCATAGGTGGACCAGGCAGTAGCTTTAGGGCCTAGTGCTTTGCTCATATAAGCAATGGGTTGTCCCTTCTGCTCCAATTCCATAGCCAGAAGCATCAGCTTCCAAAACAAAGGGCAAGGAGAAGTTTGGTAGGGCAAGAACTGGAGCAGAGGTCATTTTGTCCTTTAGTTGCTGGAAAGCAGTTGTTTGTGTCTCAGTCCATTGAAATCCATCCTTTTTCAATGCATCAAACAGTGGCTTGCAGATCACCCCATAACTCTGAACAAACCTCCTGTAGTACCCTGCTAAGCCAAGAAAACTTCTTAATTGTGTCACATTTTGAGGTGTGGGCCAGTTAATGATTGCTTCTACTTTGGCAGGGTCTGTTGATACACCTTTGTCAAAGATCACATATCCCAAATACTCTACTTGGTTTTGTGCAAAGGTGCACTTAGAGAGCTTTGCATAGAGTTGATGTTTCCTGAGTGCTTCCAGTACCAGTGTCACATGTTCCAAGTGCTCCTTGTATGTTTTACTAAAAATGAGGATATCATCAAAGAAAACTAACACACAATCTCTCAGGAGAGGTCCCAATACAGTTTGCATGAGTTCTGTAAAGGAAGGTGGCCCATTTGTCACTCCAAAGGGCATGACAAGGAACTCAAACAGGCCAATGAGTGTGCTAAAAGCAGTTTTTTCAATATCTCCTTCTTTCATTCTGATTTGATGATAACCACTTCTGAGGTCCAGCTTGGTAAAAATCTTTGCTCCATTAAGTTCATCTAGTAGATCTTCTATCATGGGTAtgggatacttgttcttgatggtgtGTGCATTTAATTTTCTGTAATCAATGCATAACCTCCAAGTTAGGTCCTTTTTCTTTACCGAGATAGCAGGAGAAGAGTATGGACTGTGACTTAATCTGATGATCCCTTTTTGCAGAATATCTTTTATAATTTCCTCTAGAGCATTTGTCTGGTGATGTGGCAACTTGTATCCTCTTTGGTTTATAACTGGAGCTCCAGGTTCTAAGTTGATTGCATGGTCACAATCTCTCTTTGGAGGTAGACCAGTGGGCTCTGCAAAAACATCTTTGAAATTCTCTAAGATTGTCTTAATTCCAGGCTGTTTGACAGAGTCATGTATGGTTTCTAGTTGTACTGGTTGCATCCACATCAGAGCTCCAGTGAGCATGTCTTCCATTATATTTTCCATATCTTGTAACAAGGGAGAGCAGGGGCTTGTTGGCAAACTCTCATCCAGGAATGTGATATGTTCTCCATTAGAGAGTTTGACTCCTAACTGCATGTTAGGGAGATCAAAGGTGACAGGACTGTGCTTATACATCCAGTCAGCTCCAATAATGAGATCATATCCTGTGAGTTTCAACATTCTGAAATCAGAAACTAGTTCCACTCCCTGGATAGTGTACTTGGTGTTGCAAAGAGAAAAATCACTATATAATTTGCCCCCATTTGCCACAGTCACTTGGACCTGTTTTACTGGTGTTGCAGGGCATCCAGATTGGGCTGCCAGAGCAGGGGAAATGAAAGTTGTGGTGCTTCCACTACCCACTAAAGCAAGGCCCATAGTGTTTCCAATTTGGACTTGTAATGTAAAAGTGTGTTTCTTTTTGTCTTCAGGAATTCCTGTAGCTACATGCATAGAGATTTTGAGCTCCTGTGTATTAGGAGGTTCTTCCTCCACATCAGATTGTTCTCCTTTTGCATCCACTATGTAGATAATGTCAGGATTGTCCACTTGTCCTTGCAATGCCTGAGCTTTTTGTGACATCTTGCACACCTGCTTGTGTCCTGGAAACCATGGTTCCCTGCATTTGTAGCAAATGCCCTTTTCTCTGGCCTGTTGAATTACAGCATCAGGAGAAGTACTAACAGGAATTACAGGTTTAGACAGGTCCCCTGGGGTTCCTTTTCTGTAGTTTGGCACATAAGACTTTTGTGTAGTAGCAGGAGGACAAGATTTTTCAATTCTTCTGGCTAACCACATGGCTTTTGTCATGTTGGGAGGTTCTAAACATTCCAGGTGACTTTGGATGTAGGGGTTCAGGCCTGCAATTAAGCTATGCATGTAATAGTCATCTGGTACTGCAGGGTTGTCCCTCCTCATCAAGTTCATCTGCTGCTCAAACTCTGCTATATAGTGGTCAACTGAAGTTTGTTGAGTTAATTTGTGGAAAGCCTTCACATTTCACATACAGAAGTTATTGCAATTCTTTGTGTGATTGCAGAACAGAACTTGTGCCAAGGAGTGTGACAAGCAATGAAACCAGTCCCTCTCCACCATTGGACAGCCTGCCCCTTTAAATAAGAAACTGCTATCTCAGTTCTCTGTTCAATGGGAGTTCTGGCAGCAGAGAAATACTGTTCAATGTTTTGAATCCATGAGTCTGCATCTGCTCCATCAAATTCAGCAATGGTTAACTTTGCAGGTTTGACACTCAGGAGGTTTCTTCTGACTTCAGGTGTATAAGGTCTGTTTTTGTCCCTTCTGACCTCTGGTTCAGGTAGTTCTTCTACTGTCATCAGGTGTTTTGTAGCTAGACCCTGTTGCTGCTGGGGAGTGTGGAATTCCTGCTTGTTAGCAGTGTGATTCGGATGTCTGTAGGGACCTTTTGGAGTGCCATCCATATTAAGTTCTCTGCCCGTTGCTTTGTCCACCAGTACAGCAGATCCCATAGTTGCAGGGTCTTGTTTGTCTGCAGGGAAATGGTTGTTAGGCAGCTGCTTTGGTCGCCCTGGAGGAACAGCCGTGCTTCCCTGCCCTGATAACAGATcaggtctttcttcttcttcctcgtcctcctccactGATTGTTCTGCAGTTAACTTCAGCAAGGTGGTCTGAattttcttgaagttcttctgtATGCTGGCAAAATTCTTGTTCACCGAATCTGTGAAATGATAGAATTCCTTTCTATCTTCCTCTCTTTCTTGCCGGAGTGTTTTGATGTCCAGTTGTAGAGATTCAAGTTCCAAACACGCAGTATCTTGCGTCTCACCTACCATGTCTTCAGGGTTTGTGTTGGTCATTACTTGCAGATCTGGACCAAGAACGAAGCTTGCGAGGAACGGAGGGAATTTTACACCGGTTGCCCGGTAACCAAC
The Aegilops tauschii subsp. strangulata cultivar AL8/78 chromosome 3, Aet v6.0, whole genome shotgun sequence genome window above contains:
- the LOC120976359 gene encoding uncharacterized protein, translating into MEGLPKSTSRQRGRQKDGGRSTRRRAMGDGDLNAKFSDLPVFKGVERRRLSPSFHTVAASGEDSAPVWFCTKFLSRMESMSSGTGLMIGHAGSIWWHVTEKCA
- the LOC109734752 gene encoding uncharacterized protein; translated protein: MVGETQDTACLELESLQLDIKTLRQEREEDRKEFYHFTDSVNKNFASIQKNFKKIQTTLLKLTAEQSVEEDEEEEERPDLLSGQGSTAVPPGRPKQLPNNHFPADKQDPATMGSAVLVDKATGRELNMDGTPKGPYRHPNHTANKQEFHTPQQQQGLATKHLMTVEELPEPEVRRDKNRPYTPEVRRNLLSVKPAKLTIAEFDGADADSWIQNIEQYFSAARTPIEQRTEIAVSYLKGQAAFHKLTQQTSVDHYIAEFEQQMNLMRRDNPAVPDDYYMHSLIAGLNPYIQSHLECLEPPNMTKAMWLARRIEKSCPPATTQKSYVPNYRKGTPGDLSKPVIPVSTSPDAVIQQAREKGICYKCREPWFPGHKQVCKMSQKAQALQGQVDNPDIIYIVDAKGEQSDVEEEPPNTQELKISMHVATGIPEDKKKHTFTLQVQIGNTMGLALVGSGSTTTFISPALAAQSGCPATPVKQVQVTVANGGKLYSDFSLCNTKYTIQGVELVSDFRMLKLTGYDLIIGADWMYKHSPVTFDLPNMQLGVKLSNGEHITFLDESLPTSPCSPLLQDMENIMEDMLTGALMWMQPVQLETIHDSVKQPGIKTILENFKDVFAEPTGLPPKRDCDHAINLEPGAPVINQRGYKLPHHQTNALEEIIKDILQKGIIRLSHSPYSSPAISVKKKDLTWRLCIDYRKLNAHTIKNKYPIPMIEDLLDELNGAKIFTKLDLRSGYHQIRMKEGDIEKTAFSTLIGLFEFLVMPFGVTNGPPSFTELMQTVLGPLLRDCVLVFFDDILIFSKTYKEHLEHVTLVLEALRKHQLYAKLSKCTFAQNQVEYLGYVIFDKGVSTDPAKVEAIINWPTPQNVTQLRSFLGLAGYYRRFVQSYGVICKPLFDALKKDGFQWTETQTTAFQQLKDKMTSAPVLALPNFSLPFVLEADASGYGIGAEGTTHCLYEQSTRP